A single region of the Cryptococcus decagattii chromosome 4, complete sequence genome encodes:
- a CDS encoding JmjC domain-containing histone demethylation protein 1 translates to MSEEIEQREAADSPQDMAVKTPPEPCPLCRETGPPQPPSITEEGKTNDDIDLVWIACNKCNEWYHSACLFLGGEKWRETIPKEIISTVQTNFGDEGAWTNWVEWIGKWYCAPCLARATSPSNPRPPRHPLVATMKRASIQPKDIDQAGKTLKRSATISDLPLRSNIKRPRTSTKDQETVSPDIEMKNEREQQGGITVGTPGSDAPQGRPKRKTAQIDYRNLNNSIATPTHQWLELIADPEKYGRTILDANYPSLPGKLLTRAWLESQPLPGQPSSISPNQPPTRFWGPNREPLIVRPEDGGFSSLGGHLPPKDLTVQDVANLVGSDRMVDVIDVSSQHSSPWTLQKWAEYIQSSAGNTNTRNPKVYNIISLEISGTELAKKVKPPKIVREIDWVDNFWRFSGVAGGKDVKEKGRENDSRDGSEMEKAGSHLPEGDTAAGDFGENLEGLKEKANAPYPKVQLYCLMGMKGAWTDWHVDFAASSVYYTIHSGAKVFFFIKPTEQNLKAYAEWSGSYEKQQDTWLGDMVDEVRKVELHAGDTMIIPTGYIHAVYTPMDSIVFGGNFLHSYNVDTQLRLRQIEIDTKVPQRFRFPMFDRLCWYVADKYCSDLRHLRAYRPRASTIPKPPHFRVLQCLSYLANFLVSQTEILDDPEVEDKARKLVHDRIPGDIVKDPEGLARELKWRVERELAALGLLGGEASGVGTEEPKSNGDVNGGGKIKGKDDHRKKDRLSKVFDKKAASRTWDFHPPAWSESRQSPQIETSIVQLPRPTISSSGAISGSGPGASAGASADAGENEGEQAELMTMLVKQNRKRLRKLDDGTVIEESQETTFVEKRTVWGPEFDKEKISQPQGKQEENMDVDH, encoded by the exons ATGAGCGAGGAAATAGAACAAAGAGAAGCAGCCGATTCTCCTCAAGATATGGCCGTGAAGACACCTCCGGAGCCTTGTCCATTATGTCGAGAAACTGGTCCTCCTCAACCCCCTTCTATCACAGAAGAGGGCAAGACAAACGATGACATTGACCTTGTATGGATTGCGTGTAACAAATGCAATGAGTGGTATCACTCGGCTTGTTTGTTCCTTGGCGGTGAGAAGTGGAGAGAGACGATACCCAAAGAGATTATTTCGACAGTCCAGACAAACTTCGGTGACGAAGGGGCCTGGACGAATTGGGTTGAGTGGATAGGAAAGTG GTATTGTGCTCCTTGTTTAGCACGCGCAACTTCACCCTCGAACCCTCGTCCCCCTCGGCATCCCCTAGTTGCCACCATGAAGCGAGCATCAATTCAACCAAAAGACATCGATCAAGCTGGAAAGACTCTCAAAAGGTCTGCAACTATCTCAGATCTTCCACTGAGGTCCAATATCAAGCGACCTCGCACTAGTACAAAAGATCAGGAAACAGTGTCGCCTGATATTGAGATGAAAAATGAGAGAGAGCAACAAGGGGGGATTACTGTAGGGACGCCTGGTTCAGATGCTCCTCAAGGCCGACCGAAAAGAAAGACTGCCCAGATTGATTATCGCAACCTGAACAACTCGATCGCTACGCCTACTCATCAGTGGTTGGAGTTGATTGCGGATCCTGAGAAGTATGGGCGGACAATATTGGACG CCAATTacccttctcttcctggAAAACTTTTGACGCGTGCTTGGCTTGAGTCACAACCTTTACCGGGGCAACCTTCTTCTATCTCGCCTAATCAACCACCAACTCGATTCTGGGGCCCCAATAGGGAGCCGCTCATTGTCAGACCGGAAGATGGCGGGTTCTCAAGTCTGGGAGGGCATTTACCGCCAAAAGACTTGACCGTTCAGGATGTTGCTAATCTGGTCGGTTCAGATCGAATGGTAGACGTGATTG ACGTCTCTTCTCAGCACTCTTCACCATGGACCCTTCAAAAGTGGGCCGAGTACATTCAGTCATCTGCCGGAAACACAAACACTCGCAACCCCAAGGTCTACAACATCATCTCCCTCGAAATATCTGGTACAGAATTAGCCAAAAAGGTGAAGCCGCCCAAAATCGTCAGAGAGATTGACTGGGTGGATAATTTTTGGAGGTTCAGTGGGGTAGCCGGAGGGAAGGAtgtgaaggaaaaggggaGGGAGAATGATAGTAGAGACGGAAGCGAAATGGAAAAGGCCGGAAGCCATTTACCCGAAGGGGATACTGCGGCGGGTGACTTTGGAGAAAATCTTGAAGGTCTGAAAGAGAAAGCAAACGCGCCCTATCCCAAAGTCCAACTTTATTGCCTC ATGGGTATGAAGGGCGCGTGGACA GACTGGCACGTCGATTTTGCCGCAAGCTCTGTATATTACACCATCCATTCAGGCGCAAAG gtcttctttttcatcaaACCGACCGAACAAAACCTCAAAGCCTATGCGGAGT GGTCAGGTTCCTACGAGAAACAGCAAGATACATGGTTAGGCGACATGGTTGATGAAGTTCGAAAGGTCGAACTACACGCTGGTGATACGAT GATAATACCGACAGGTTACATTCACGCCGTTTATACACCCATGGACTCTATCGTCTTTGGGGGTAACTTCCTGCATTCATATAACGTTGATACTC AACTGCGACTACGTCAGATTGAGATCGATACTAAAGTCCCTCAGAGATTCCGTTTCCCTATGTTTGACCG ATTGTGCTGGTATGTTGCGGACAAATATTGTAGCGATCTCCGTCATCTCCGTGCCTACCGCCCTCGAGCATCCACGATTCCGAAACCACCACATTTCCGTGTCCTGCAATGTCTCTCCTATCTTGCAAACTTTCTCGTCTCCCAAACGGAAATTCTCGATGATCCCGAGGTGGAAGATAAAGCTCGGAAACTGGTACACGATAGGATACCGGGGGATATCGTCAAAGATCCCGAAGGATTAGCAAGGGAGTTGAAATGGAGGGTGGAAAGGGAGTTGGCAGCGTTGGGTTTGTTAGGGGGCGAGGCGTCCGGTGTCGGAACGGAAGAGCCCAAGTCTAATGGGGACGTGAATGGGGGCGGTAAAATCAAGGGGAAGGATGACcacaggaagaaggatcgGTTAAGTAAAGTATTCGATAAGAAGGCAGCATCTCGGACGTGGGATTTCCACCCTCC AGCATGGTCGGAAAGCAGACAATCCCCACAAATAGAAACATCAATCGTCCAGTTACCACGTCCCACCATATCTTCATCCGGAGCTATTTCAGGTTCTGGTCCTGGTGCTAGCGCGGGTGCGAGTGCGGATGCGGGTGAAAACGAAGGCGAACAAGCAGAATTGATGACAATGCTCGTGAAGCAGAACCGTAAACGCTTGCGAAAACTGGACGATGGTACGGTTATTGAAGAGAGTCAAGAAACTACCTttgtggagaagaggacggTTTGGGGCCCGGAGTTCGACAAAGAGAAGATATCCCAACCGCAAGGgaaacaagaagagaataTGGATGTTGACCATTGA